The sequence GAAGTTAATAAAAGTTTTAGTTTTGTGTTCAGAAGGGTGTCGACACGTCTCCATCCCGAGGCTGCGGTTTATTATCGTCAGGTTTTACACTAAAGTTCAAGAGTTCAGGAGCTCGATAAGTTAACTCTTACTGCTCCTCCCCAAAACTAACATCCTCTAAAAACACAGTAACTTTACAAACTTCAGAAACTATTAACCAGCACTGGGGTACTGTTGTGGTGGGCGTGGATTTGTAAATTGACAAATTCATACCAAGTAGATCTAAGTAGGTAAAGCTGTAatgtttttataatttgttaACTGCGAGGTTCTTAAGTTTAGTAATTATTGCTAAACTATTGTTTTCTGACTTTCTTATAAGTGTACGCTAATGTGGCTTTGGCTGAATTCCCATCTTGTAaagtagcagctaatgctaaaactacCATCATATCCACACGTTTTTTTAATTACTCAggctcacacacactttctctctgtcgctcactcactcactctctctctctctctctctctctctctctctctcttttaggagAGTAGAAACAGGTTAATCTCCTCTCTTAAATGTGTAAGGTATGAGTAAAGTCTTTGTTTTAATGGGAGGCTAATGTAATATAAGTGAAGTCTGCTGTTCTAAGCACACGTTTCTAAACCTCTAAAACTCCCTCACAGAAAGTtattacacaaaaataaaagtgaataCGCTATCTGAGGCTGCCCGAGACACTGTTTTACCAGAGTTTTAAAAAGATGTTTGGTCTAAAACCTGTTCTTAAAATCAATCATCATTAAAGCGTTAGAAAAAATACGTGCAGAGCTTTGTGCGAATAAATGCTCtccaaatattaataataatactaatttccAAACACCCGTCCGTCCACACTTCtccagatatttttaaaacagtgaaatCTGCAGCGATAAGCAcaagcttttttttacttttactttattgcagcagcagcagtttaccTTTACTGTTAGGACATTCGGGCTGTGTTATTGAGTTTAGCTTAGCTGAAATGGAAACCCCCCGCACGTATGAAATAAAACTCTGTGGGATTTAAAGCCTAGCTTCAGAATTATTTACAGGTGTAAACATTCATGCTGTAGCTGAATAATCTGCATGCAGCAGAAATCGCATTTCAGATAGCTGTTAACAGATGATAATTAATCCGAGTAGAGTATCCTCTCTCAGCTCGTCAGGAGGCGCTAAAGCAATAAAACGGGAGAAACAGGTAAAGTGAGAACACTTTTGTACTTTACTTTTGTTTCTCccgttttattgctttaaaatccAAATCCAAACGTTAACTATAAAAGTAAGTTGCTACTAATTCCACCGCACAGCTCACAGTAACTAGCGTAAACTCGGCGCTTTGGTGACATTACGCATAGTAAAAACTCGTGACCGTCAACGACCAATAATGTTTTTGTTGGAAAAACCATAAGATGTCTATGGGAAAAACTACTAACCAAGTTTAGCAAGCTTCTATGGTAAGTGgatgttaattaaatgtttagTTTAGAGATTACcgtgatgtagtttcatagcagttttgtccacctggctgggttttagatTGCGTGGCTATGTAGTTTCACTCTTCACATTGTTGAAAGTAAGCACTAATTCAGTTAATAAAGAGCTTTTAGAAAAGATCATGCAGTCTATCACAACATTTGTTTGATTAATGCAACAGTACATGGTGATTAAAGCACACATTGATAGTGTGGCTCCTAAAGTTATTGGGCCACctcatttaaagtgttaaaatacaATAAAGTGAGTCTcctaaacatttgtttttatctgttaatttaaagaataaagccACTTATTGAATAATTGcactttaaaaggcatttaattttacatttttgcttgAACAATTATATCAATTAACATAATTACACTTATTTAAATGACATCAACCTTCAGATAACAGACTTCTAATGtgatttacaattttttttttttaattgcaagaACATATATAAGGAAAGGCTGTTTCATTGTTAAATTAGGTACAGTAACTTTCTGTAATTTTATGGTAACTGTTTGGCAACTTTTGCTACCAGACattctactattttttttatatattggtcCAGTCTATAGCAGTCCAGCTTTTATTGTTCACAACACAACTGCAAATGAAGGTAACGATGGCGTAGATGGTAGACATTTTCTGTTCTGCTTTGTGTAATTGATTTAGGATTTAGTGTTTTGTAGTAACACTGATTATATTAGACTAAGTCCTTTTTGTTAGGGCTTTATTGAGGTAATAGTTTAATTCTATTTATTCTCTTTAACTATCTAATAATCTCCTAATTGTGTTTTTAGGTCAGGTAAAGACCTGGAAGAGTGTGTGTAAAGCAGCACTGCCTATTCTTTTACCACGTCAGACAGAAATGTGATCTGTTTACCTGATGATTCAGATCATGTGTAAGAGTCTTCTTTCACAATGGTTCATTCAACCGTTTATAGGTCCTGCCATCTGCTGGAAAGCTGGAGGCCTGGAGTGCTGGCGTCATGGTGAAGAATGTTTCGCAAGGTCAAGAAgcgccacagcagcagcagctcccaaAGCAGTGAGATTAGCACCAAGAGCAAGGTAAGAGCTTTAGAATGACTGTTCTCAGCTGTGGTGAATGATGCTTTAGGGTTGTGATGGAAGCCTTTTCACATTCATCCATAGGGGCACTTTTTGAAAACAGCATTTTATTCTACTCAGCAGTTTGCGATTtaagtattatactgtatttaacttttatatttttatgttaagCACACATTTGCTTTGGCTTTGCTGTTCTAGTCAAATGTGTAGCTATTGCAACAGTGCTATTTTCCTCATAAATTTCCCTCAGCAGTggcattctaatcatacatttgctTAAGCTAGCAAACACATTGCTCAGTTCCTACTTACTAACCCTCAACATGTTCCTCAATTTCTTCTTAAAGTGCCCTAATACTGTTACCCACCCTTGTgtatatacaacccctggcaaaaagtatggaatcaccagtcttggatgagcactccttcaggcatttcattctgtaaaacaaactctgatcaaaaacatgatacaacaataaggtcattccaaagtgcaacttgttggctttcaggaacactcaaagaaatgaagaaaaaacattgtggaagtcagtgaatgttacttttattgaccaaccacagggaaaaaaatatggaatcactcaattctgaggaaaaaagtatggaatcatgaaaagcagataaacaaaagatgattcaaaatacatcactagtatttagttgcaccacctttggctttcagtctctgaggcatggacttgatgagtgacaaacagtattctgcatcaatttggtgccaactctctttgatagcagttgccagatcagctttgcaggtcggagccttcttgtggaccatttttttcaatttccaccacaggttttcaattgggttgagatctggactatttgcaggccatgacatcgactgaatgtgtctttctccaaggaatgccttcactgtttttgccctatggcacgatgcattgtcatcttggaaaattatttcattatctccaaacatctgttcaattgaagggatgagaaaactgtccaaaatgtcaatgtaaacttgtgcattgatagaagaattaaccacagtcatctccccagtgcctttgcctgacatgcagccccatatcatcaaggactgtggaaatttggttgttttcttcaggcaggcctcttcataaatctcactggaacggcaccaaacaaaagttccagcatcatcaccttgtccaatgcagattcttgactcatcactgaagataactttcatccagtcatccacagtccatgattgcctctccttagcccactgcagtcttgttcttttatgtttaggtgtcaatgatggttttcttttagctttcctgtattgaaatcccatttcctttaggcgatttcttaccgttcggtcacatacattggctccagcttcttcccatttatgcttcatctgtttagttgtactttttcggttttcaagacaaatggccttaagttgcttgtcttgacgctttgatgtctttctcggtctaccagtacgcttggctttaacaaccattccatgctgtttgtatttggtccatatcttggatacagctgactgtgaacagcccacatctttagcaaccatgcgtgaagagttaccttcttcaagaagtttcacaatcctctcttttgtttcaagagacatttctcttgttggagccatggttcttgccactctaattcgtccagcagccctccaaggtgtcatgactgcaggtgtttttaactgcagactaacgagcagatctaatctgaggcaggtgtccatttagggaaaggaaattgactgggtgtgtccttattttctaccttcaatttgagtgattccatgcttttttcctcagaattgagtgattccatatttttttcccctgtggttggtcaataaaagtaacattcactgacttccacaatgtttgttcttcatttctttgagtgttcctgaaagccaacaagttgcactttggaatgaccttattattgtatcatgtttttgatcagagtttgttttacagaatgaaatgtctgaaggagtgctcatccaagactggtgattccatactttttgccaggggttgtacatAAAAGTCCCAATTTCATTCAACTTATTTAAAATGTCGCAGACAGACACCTCGTCCATACTACAACATAGTAATTCATCAAATTTAGTCTAACTCCGCAGCACAGGAATGACACGAGAGAAAGAGTATCTCTCCGGGAAGACCCAGCGGTCCGAAATTTAACACCATTTTCTCACAGAACTGCTCACAACTCAACTAAACTCATGAAGCAGTCAGCCCAGCCTTCATTGGTCCACTTTGACGAAAAGAGTTCATACATCCAAAGTAAATATATACACAGTCGGAAAACGAACTGTTACCCTAATTTACTATTTaaagcaacattttttaaaaatagaaattagTGGTGTTGCTGAGTTAGGAGgggggaaataatataataaatagtctAATCGGTGTGCTTCTGCTACCAGTCCTGCAAAGCCACacatattcatttttaaaaacagggtgtctggtaggtccaGGACCTTTTTTGGGGGGCCGTAACAGCTTTGAATTATGTCACAAACTTCTGTTTCTTTTAAACATATTAAGATATGATATTTCTAGGCATAtctctttattttcttcattttttaactACAGACGTTAATGTGTACggttgtaaatgaatgtaaatgaatGGGTTATTCTTTGTCCTCTTCTTGTCTAGTCTGTGGATTCCAGTCTGGGAGGTCTGTCCAGGTCCAGCACTGTAGCCAGCCTCGATACGGACTCCACCAAGAGCTCAGGTTCACTTTCAATTTCTTCTGAGCATTTCACATCATTCAGTCATTTGAATACTAGaacaataaaaaactaattttattcaCACTTAACCGGCAGGTAATAGTGCGTCTGAAACGTGTGCTGAGTTTAGGGTGAAATATGTGGGAGCAATTGAGAAGCTGGAGTTTGAGATGAGCAAGACTCTCCAGGAGCCTCTGGACCTAATCAGCTATATTGATACAGCACAGGTAATGGTGATACTAAAGGTTTTGACAAACTGATCTTTTAAGTTGATTAACTGATCCTGCAGTACCTATGATGTGCATGGATAAAAACAGCTTAAGCATAGTGTAGAAACTGTCTGCACAGCAAACACAGCTCTAATTGTGATAAATGAtcaataaataatgtaattttactacCATTTTCATACCACTGCACACTTTTAAATAGCAATGAATTTATTACTAAGAATGTTTAGACCAAATTAAAATTGGACATACTGActcattaattaacattaaacattaattgGCTCTCCTTGCTTAGAAAAACAGGAAGGACAGTATTGCAATATTGATGTCAGCAAAAATGATCGCAGTCATGTCTATATCTTGTACTGTGAGTCAACAgtgttattatgacaggcctgcTTCTTAATGTAAATCCCCTTCACCTTTTTAATACTTGACACAAAAATGACTTCCTAGCTATTTATAATATCTGAAACATCTGTTGATTTCTTTACAAAGCAAGACGGAAAGCTACCTTTTATGCCTGGAGAAGAGGAGATGATCTTGGGAGTGTCCAAGTATGGAGTCAAAGTGGCATCTTTGGACCAATGTGTGAGTGTTATTATAacacattcaataataaataatgggTTCCTGTACAAAAAAATGGCAACTTTTCAGTTTAGTGCCCCTCAAAATGCCCTCCAATAACATTTCATGTCTAACAGCTACTGCTTAAACACATATTAAcactttattgtatttatttaaataaaatgtatttatatttaacccTCCAGGGCAGTCCCAGATATTAATAGTGATAAAAGacgttaatttaatttaattataattatacatttcACCACTGAATGTACAGTGCTCAACACTGTAACATAGTAGTTTTAAATCCTTTTAAAACGCAGGGACCCCATACCTGCTTCATCTAATTCAAATGAACTCGATTAacttcaaattaatttgattaactgGGTAGTATTTGCTGCAAATGATTtgatgtttattataaatacaatcTTGTGAATAAAAGGGCAATAACTTATTTAACTGATGTCACAGCTATTTTAAACAATGAGCAACTCATATCATATTATAAGAAAACTAATTATTCTTTtgattggaaatttaaaaaacaattgCAGGAAATATTTACAGATAAGTGTGTACGTACCCATTACCTAagttacagtgccctccataattattggcacccctggttaagatgtgttctttagcttctcataaattgagttttgttcaaaataatataggaccacgatgggaaaaagagtaaagtccaacctttaactcaagtaaattttaagggggaaataaaatccctgactaagaaataattattcttcataaaatcacctgttccacaattattggcacccctaacaattcttaggaaataaatttaataaaagtatttctgtcacttctacagtagtttacgaagttgatcagagtatgtaggaacatttaattagtaattcacaacttcctgcttccctggggtataaatatgacgtgacacagaggccatttatcttcaacatgggaaagacaaaggaacataccattcaagtgaggcagatgtgtgttgaccttcacaagtcaggcaatggctacaagaaaatcgctactcgcctacacctgtccatatctactgtcagaggaattattaagaagtttaaaacaactggaacagtggtaaacaagcctggacgaggacgcaagtttattttgccaccacgcacagtgaggaggatgataagagaaataaaaagttctccaaagctcactgttcagaattgcaacaaatggtagcttcttggggtcacaaagtctccaaaacaaccatcaggcgctatctacatgccaacaagctgtttgggaggcatgcacagaagaaaccatttctcactcacaatcataaacgcaaacgtttggagtttgctaagcggtactatgacttcaactgggaccgtgtgctttggtcagatgaaacaaagatagagctttttggcaacaaatgctctaagtgggtctggcgtaacacaagagctgagtatgcagaaaagcacctcatgcccactgtgaaatacggcgggggatcagtgatgctgtgggcctgtttctcttctaaaggccctgggaaccttgttagggtgcatggcatcatgaatgctctaaaataccaggacattttaaaacaaaatccggtggcttctgcccgaaagctgaagaggggtcgtcactgggtctttcagcaagataatgaccctaaacatgtggccaaatctacacagaaatggttcaccgcacacagaatcaagctcctcccatggccatctcagtccccagacctcaaccccattgaaaacctgtggggtgagctgaagaggagagtgcagaggagaggacccaggtcgttggatgatttagagagaatgtgcaaagaggaatggtcaaagatccctctttctgtattctcccatcttgtgaaacattacaggagaagattaggtgctgttttgttggcaaaagggggttgtacaaagtattaacatcaggggtgctaataattgtggcacacatgatttgatgttaaataattatttcttaatgtgggatttttttcctactgaataaattcacttgagttaaaggttgtattttactctttttttccatcgtggtcctatattattttgaacaaaactcaatttatgagaagctaaagaacacatcttaaccaggggtgccaataattatggagggcactgtatatggaTTGACTGCTATAAAGTGAAATTAAGATATTTCTCAGTCAGTAAATATGTTAAAAactattttgtgtattttgtgttttcagGTCAGTTTGTATACACAGTTTGTATATATTATGGTTTTGAAGGTTAGTAAGAGGTTGTGTTTAGGTCAGGCTGCCATGACTGACACAAACTGGATTATGTGTTTACATGCTCACTTGTACAGAAGAGTACTATACACTTACAGTCATTCTAATGTGAGTGTTTTTGAATAGacttttgtttaataataatgaactgaaaGCCCCATGTTACTGCTTTTCTCCCCACCAGGACGTCTTGCACCGCCACGCGCTCTACCTGATTGTACGCATGCTGTGCTACGATGATGGTCTGGGTGCTGGGAAGAACCTCCTGGCACTCAGCACCACTGACACCAAACAGCAGGAGTGCAGCATCTGGGTCTACCAGTGCGGCAGTGCGGTAAGAATGTAGACGATTTAGTTCATCCGGGTCCTAAGCGCCTTAATCTGTTGCGTTTCAACCCAGCCAATGATGTGTGTAAGCCTTTCATTAAGTAGGTGTGTTAGGCACTGGAAATCAAAATTTATTAAGATTTATTAAGATGCTTCTTGCCTACAGCCTAATGATTTCCAcatttccaaattgaaaacctctggaatataatcaagaggaagatggatgatcacaagccatcaaaccaagctgaactgcttgaattttttacaccaggagtggcataaagtcatccaaaagcagtgtgtaagactggtggaggagaacatgccaagatgcatgaaaactgtgattacaaaccattATTCCAACCActattattgcaccaaatattgatttctgaacttaaatgaaaacttaatgaatatgaactttgttttctttgcattatttgaggtctgaaggctctgcatcatttttgttatttcagccatttctcatttttctgcaaataaatgctctaaatgacaatatttgtatttggaagttgggagaaatgttatccgtagtttatagaatgaaacaacaatgttcattttactcaaccataaacctataaatagtaaaacagAAACTGTATTCTGTCacaattattttccagagctgtatatcatacaGCAGTTAACACAGTGATATTGGAGAAGtataatgaagtttataggatttacagaaatgtgcaataattctttaaacaaaattaggcaggtgcataaatttgggcaccccaacagaaaaattacctCAATATTAGaatagatcctccttttgcagaaagaACAGCCTCTAAACAATTCCTATATTTtttaatgagagtctggcttctggttgaaggtattttgggcCATTcatctttacaaaacatctccagttctgTCAGGTTTGATAGTTTCTGAGCATTGACAGCTCGATTTAAATTGAACACTGACCTTAGTTTAGACAGACTTAGAAAGAcctgcatttttttaatgttctcctGGAACCTGAGGTGGCATGCTAGATGATTTGCGACAACACTCATTGGGACTATCAAATAGGCAATATCAAAAAGactaatgtattataatatatgcTCATATCTTACCACAAATGTAATGGTATGGACTGCAGTAATGGAATTACAGTATTACCTatctaaatctaaaatatttattattttcattacagGAGCAAGCCCAGGCCATCTGTAAAGTGCTGTCTGCGTCCTTCGACTGTGCTCTCGCTTCAGAGAAATCCTGAGGCCTTCACTTTTCACTCCGTTTCTCTCACTCTTACTTTTATCATGGCCAGGCCTTTTTTAGATCTCAACAAAAGAGTAAGATGAATTTCCTCAAACTCTGGAAGCCCTGGCTGATGTTTACGGTATCAACAGAAGTTGCTCTTTACAAACTGACCTGAGGTGAAGATCAAGTACCACTGCTCCACTGATCAGTGATCAGTGTGCAAGGGCATCCCTGCAGGAAGCGGTGTTTACATCACTCATTCATTTTGTCTTAATTAGCTAGAATCCTTTTCTCATAGCAATGCTGCCTCTCAACCAAAGCTCTGCCTACCAAGTTTGGGCGTCTCTATTTTTATAacctaatttaattttatttaatgtaaatatacattgAGCTCAGCGCACAGTTCTGACCATGGCCCAGTAACTCTGCGGTTTATGAGCATCTGATGGGATTAAGGCTATGTATCGGTGGTACAGTAATTACAAATAGTACGGAAGAGCACATGGGTACGATGGGTACGTTAATCAAATGCTGTAAATCCCCTTTAGGCTTCCTAAAAAGTACTGTGCTTGACATTCAGTGCGGTTTGGAACACATCACCCCACCCCCTTCCTGACCTCTCCCAATCCCTGGTCCTGATGTGATCAGGTCATTTAAGattgaggataataataataaaaacgatttgatttgaatttattggaatttgtttttttatttttctggatATTCAACAATTCAGTGTGTAAAAGGATTATTCTGCATTGTCACAATGAATTAGCACAAAAATAACACCAATGTTATGCTCCACTGATTGAAATTGAGAGAAAGAGCATTGCTGTATTTGGTCATCCTGGCACTGCACGCTTGTAACTGCACTATTTAACTCCGGTAGAGCGGGCAGGAAAATGTTTTTATGAGAACTgcacatgggcgtggtagtggggggaaaagtggacctgactaccaaGGGCCCAAGtagggcccatgaaaatccagattattttttttttgctcatgttctttgtgtactggcatggataggggcccactgacattgagcgtgtacagggcccagaatttgttGCTATGCCCCTGGAACTGCATAACTGCATGGCATAACCTTGAGTCATATGTGTGTAAAATTCTGTGATTTTACACTGCTGCGTCAGTTTACATACTTTTACTTAGTCcggaaatgcatgtgtaaagtgtctCCTTTAAGTGATGGCTCAAAGGTAAATAATTAATGCAAGCAGAGCCCAGCAGCATGGTCATcacctgaaaaataaaaatatagcaaCGTGCTAAAATAAGtttttcttcataaaaaaaaaaaaaaaccaacaacaaaaagaaagaacATTCTCTTTGTAAACCAGTTATAAAAATACTTACAagagatattttttttctcctcataAAGTGCACTGATGCACTATAGTTCCAGCAGTGCCCAATAAATGATTCCTGAGTTAATATTTGATTAGTTATTACAGTTCTGCTACCACTGTTCTCCACTAGATggcaattttatcattttaatccaGTTAGAACTATAAGCATGCAATACAAAatgcagaagtaaaaaaaaaacaatgtatattCTGAATCCACAGATTACCTACTTTACACACCTACttaaaaatagaaatatgtaAAATTAGGAAAAGGACAAAGCAGGCGACTCATATATTTGGTTTAATTCCAGTTGCTCCATTTATTTGTACAGTATTAGAGTCAACAGAAGGACACAGTAAATGAGGGTGAATCGAGGTGGATTCTTTGCCTTGGTTAGAAGTGTCTTCTGGAGCTCCACACATACTACCCAACCTGGATCGATAAACATGACGTTGAAACGGATGTTTTTAATCAGTTCAGTTTTCTttgtttacaattaaatatacacatacaaaGTCTTCACTTATTTACAGGTCTAGATAAGACAGCTCCTATTCATCATTTCCAGTGAGTTAAAAGGCAGAGGAATATTCTAGAAGGTAATTACAGGCCTCCTCTGGCTGCTAAAAGTTACAGGTCACCGTGTTTCAAGCTCAGAGACTAACGTATCTCTTTAATTAAACATTATATAACACATTCTAAAGAGTTGCTCTGCAACCAACTTAAAAGTCCATGACGTAAAACATATTCCTGTACAATATTACATCTGCAGTCTCCACTCGTGACCAAGcgtgtggtttaaaaaaaaatgcactgttaCTGGCTATGAGGAATGATTTCATCCTTTCCCACAACTGGGAGATGggagaaaaatacagagaaaacaaGAAGAGGGGAAGAAGGGGGCGTTGGCCTGGTCCTACGTATTGTTTAATGCTTGAGCTAACATAAATACCTGTATGTTACTCTAGACTTCAATAAGACCTTGTGGATATAGTGGATATATTGGACATATTAAGATAGTGGAGCTAGTAGTAGTGAGTCTGTATGAAGCTATTATATATCAGATTTCTAACGAAAGAAGCGTAATTAAAGTGACAGAAAGGATGTTTTACACTATGTTATATTTACTATTTGTGACGCTGACTCCACAGGAAGAAAACACTGTCTTCTCTTTTTTGCTATGAGTTGTAGAAACCTGGTGGAAAGTGCAGGAGGCCTAGTGAATTCAGACTGAGCAGAGAACAGGAAGCAGGTCAGGGGCATTAAAGTGACCAAACGGACAAACGGCAAACTCGTAGAAGTCTTCGCCGGGACTCTGTACCAGGATCTGTACAGTCAcgcttttttacagtctcttgtGTATTAACACATTTCATTATCACATTCTTTCTGTCACACAAATATCGTCACTGTCATAGCAAGTACCTACCTATTTACAGATGAAGAAGGTGAAAAGGGAAAAacgctcttttttttatttacaataatgAAGTCAGTTTGGACCATTTTTTGGACTATTAGTCAATTCCTCATTAAAATGTTTACACAATGTTAATGACAGTCAGGGCTAGGGCTGTACGATAAAGCATATTTTTGTTGGTACCACAAGATATGAGCTTTCTGTGATATTGTCAATAACTTTattgcatacagctctggaaaaaataagagaccacttaaaaatgatgagtttctttagtttt is a genomic window of Astyanax mexicanus isolate ESR-SI-001 chromosome 14, AstMex3_surface, whole genome shotgun sequence containing:
- the itgb1bp1 gene encoding integrin beta-1-binding protein 1 → MFRKVKKRHSSSSSQSSEISTKSKSVDSSLGGLSRSSTVASLDTDSTKSSGNSASETCAEFRVKYVGAIEKLEFEMSKTLQEPLDLISYIDTAQQDGKLPFMPGEEEMILGVSKYGVKVASLDQCDVLHRHALYLIVRMLCYDDGLGAGKNLLALSTTDTKQQECSIWVYQCGSAEQAQAICKVLSASFDCALASEKS